TCGATGATCGGCATGTGCTTGAGGAAGAGGGAGTACAGCACCTGGAGGACGAGGTAGGTGACCACGGTCGCGCCCAGCGGCAGCGAGGTCAAGAAGGCGATGCCGAAGCCCACCAGCGCGCATACCGCGGCCAGCACCCAGGCGGCGGGGACCCCGAGCTGGCCGGCCGCGATCGGGCGGTGCCGCTTGCGCGGGTGCAGCCGGTCCTCGGCCACGTCGTGGATGTCGTTGACCAGGTAGACGGCCGCGCTGACCAGGCAGAAGGCCACGAACGCGAGCGCCGCCTTCCCCAGCACCACCGGCTCGAGCAGCAGTCCGCCGGCCAGCGGGGCGGTGAACACGAGCACGTTCTTGGTCCACTGGCGCGGACGCATGGCCCTCAGCGCGGGCGGCAGCCGGTGCTGCGGCGCGGGCTCGACCTCGGCGTCCACCCCGGCGCCGCCCGTCGGGGGGAGGTGGTCGGGGGAGGTGCTGAGGTCGTGCGGCTCGGTACTCATCGCGGGCGAGCCTACCGACTACGCTGACGCGGGTGGTGAACTCCCGACGGCCCTGCGGCGTGCCCGTCGGGACCCGGTCCGGGCGGGGCAGGGGCGCCCGGCGTCTGGCCCTGGGGCTGCTGTCGGTGGTGCTGCTGGCGGCCTGCTCGGCGGCCCCGCCGCCCGACCCCGCTCCCGTGCCGTCCCCGACCGCCGCCGCGGAGAGCGTCCGGCCTGGGGTCACCCTGCGCTCGCTCGGGCTGACCCACGGCCCGGTGGATGACGTCACCCTGCCCGCGTCGGTCAGCGTGCTGGAGCGGATCGACCAGGAGAACGTGATCACCCTGCTGCTGGCCCCCGAGGACGGCCTGCCCAGCGCGGAGCACCTGGCGGCGACGCTGCCGGGCGCCGGCTTCGAGGTGACCGCCAGCGTCCCCGGCTCGCTCACCTTCACCAGCCCCGAGTGGGACGGCGCCTTCACCACCAGCCCCGAGGTCTCCGGCCTCACCCTCCGCCGGCTCTGACCCGCCCCCGACCCTCGGTCCTCCCGCCACCCACCCCGACCCCTGAACGGCTGTATGTCGTTGCGATCACCCTCGGCGGGTCGCGGTGCGTCGCGCTGTACCGAGCCGACGACGTACACGTCCACAGGGCTGGCCCCTGCTGCTCGGCGTCCGGCCGCGGCCTGAGGCGAGGTGTCCCGGACGCAGGTCGGCGCGCCGCGGGACCGGGTGGGGTGACTCGAGCAGACGTCGGCCGCGGCGGGGCGGGCCCTGGGAACGTGTACGCCGAGAGCTCGGTACAGCGCGACACGCCGCGACACACCGGGCGCGACGTGAACGACATACAGCCGTTCAGGGGCGGGGGGTCAGGGGCGCAGGGACCAGAGGCTGGTCCAGGACAGGCCCAGGTCGGCCAGGAGCTCGCGGAGCAGCGGGACCGAGATGCCGACGACGTTGTGCGGGTCGCCCTCGATGCCGGTGACGAAGGCGCCGCCGAGGCCGTCCAGGGTGAAGGCGCCGGCCACCTGGAGCGGTTCGCCGGTGGCCACGTAGGCGTCGATCTCGGCGTCACCCAGGTCGGCGAAGTGGACGGTGGTGCTGGCGGTAGCCGACCGGGCGGACGTCCCGGCGAGCACGTGGTGACCGGTGTGCAGCACCCCGCTGCGTCCCCGCATCGAGCGCCACCGCTCACGGGCGACGTCGGCGTCACCGGGCTTGCCGTACGCGACGCGGTCGATCTCCAGCACCGAGTCGCAGCCCACGAGCACCGCGTCGTCGGGCCAGTCGCCGAGACGCTCCAGCACCGCGGTCGCCTTGAGCTCGGCCAGCCGCGCGGCCAGGGCGGCGGGGGAGTCGGCCACGACCCCGTCCTCGTCGACGCCGGACACCAGGACCTCGGGGTGGACGCCGGCCGAGCGCAGGGTGGCCAGCCGGGCCGGGGACTGCGAGGCCAGCACCAGCCGGCTGACCGGCCGGAGCCCGTCGCTCACCGCCACGCCGAGGCCTGCCAGGCGCCCGGCCCGGGCAGCGGGGGACGTCGCACCCGGCGCCAGTGGGCGCTCCAGCCCGTGCTGGACGGGGCCGGTTCGTCGGGCGCCGGAGCGGTCCGGGAGCCCAGGACGACCACGATGGCGGCCAGCTCCTCCGGGGTGGGGTCGCCGGAGACGACCTGCAGGACCGGGGTGTCGGTCATCGGGCTCCTTGACGTCGGCGGGGTGCGAGCGGGGCTGGGCCGGACTCAACCACACCCGGCGCCGGGGAGTCGAGCAGGCTCAGCCGTCGACCCACGGCTCGCCCTCCACCCGGACCCGCTGCCCGGAGGCGGCGGCCTCGTCGATGGCCAGGCCGACGTGGTGGTCGTAGCAGCCGTCGGCCAGCGGGTACGGCTCGGGGCCCTCCCCTCGCACCCAGGCCCGGGCCTGCAGCAGCAGGGCGGCCACGGCGATCTCGTCGTCGTTCCACCTCCGGCCGAAGAAGGGGTTGCGGTAGACCACCTCGCCGTCGAAGGTGATGGTGTCGGTGTCGTAGCCGTGCAGGTCGAGGTCGTGCCCGGTCTGGCGGCGCTCCAGCCGGGACGTCGCCACGGTCTCGGCCGCCGTGACGCGCACGACCTCGTCCTCGGCCAGCTCGCCGGAGGTGCCGCGGACCAGGGTGCGGCGGTGCCGCAGCGGGTTGCGGGTCTGCCCGTCGACGAAGTCGTACACACCGCTGCGGCCCTTCCCGAGGTCCAGGGTGGCCACCACCGAGGCGGTGGGCCGGGGCTCGAGGTCGCCGGTCCAGCCCTGGCGGTCGACCGGGTGCACCAGCGGCGCCTCGAACCGGTGGGCGGCCACCGTCGCCGGCACCCGTCCGGCTCCCAGCAGCCCGCGGACCAGCGAGACGGCGTGGTAGTACTGCGTGGAGGAGATCTGCACCTGCGTCGGTGTCCCGATCGCTCCCGAACGCACCACCGCCAGCCGTGCCGCGTGCGAGGGCAGCAGCAGGTACTGCTCGGCCACCTGCACCAGCCCGCTGCCGCCGACCTCGGCCCACAGCGCCCGCATCGCCGCCACGTCCGGGGCCGGCGGGGTCTCGGCCAGCACCGGCACCCCCCGCTGCACCGCCTCGACCACGACCTCGCGGGTCACCGACCACGGGGTGGCGGTGACCACGAGGTCGGGACGGGTCTGGTCCAGGCACTCGGCCAGCGAGCCGAAGGTGGGCAGTCCGACGTCACGAGGCCGCCGGACGACCACCCCGACGCAGGACAGCTCCGGCAGCGCCTCGGCGGCCCGGAGGAAGGCCCCGGCGCGGAAGCCGGGACCCACCACCACGAACCGCAGCGTGCTCACAGCACCGTCCTCGTGCTCGCAGGGCTCACAGCACCGTCCTCGTGCTCGCAGGGCTCACAGGGCTCACAGCATCGTCCTCGTGTTCGCAGGGCTCACAGGGGGATGTTGCCGTGCTTCTTCGGCGGCAGGGTCTCGCGCTTGGTGCGCAGCATCCGAAGCAGCCGGGTGATCTCGCGGCGGGTCTCGTGCGGGGCGATCACCTGGTCGACGTAGCCGCGCTCGGCCGCGATGTAGGGGTTGGCCAGCTCGTCGTCGTACTCGGTGATCAGCTCAGCGCGCCGGGTGTCGGGGTCGGGGTGGTCGGCCAGCTCGCGGCGGTGGAGGATGTTGACCGCTCCCTGGGCCCCCATCACCGCGATCTGCGCGGTCGGCCAGGCCATGTTGATGTCGGCGCCGAGGTGCTTGGACCCCATCACGTCGTAGGCGCCGCCGTAGGCCTTGCGGGTGATCAGCGTGATCAGCGGGACGGTCGCCTCGGCGTAGGCGTAGAGCAGCTTGGCGCCACGGCGGATGATGCCGTTCCACTCCTGGTCGGTGCCGGGGAGGAAGCCGGGCACGTCGACCAGGGTCAGCACCGGGATGTTGAAGGCGTCGCAGAAGCGGACGAAGCGGGCCGCCTTCTCCGAGGCGTCGATGTCCAGGCAGCCGGCGAAGTGCATCGGCTGGTTGGCGACCACCCCGACGCTGTGGCCGTCGATCCGGCCGAAGCCGACGATGATGTTGGGCGCGAACAGCGCCTGCACCTCGGTGAACTCGCCGTCGTCGAGGACACGGGTGATCACCTCGTGCATGTCGTAGGGCTGGTTCGGGGAGTCCGGGATGAGGGTGTCCAGCTCCCGGTCCACGTCGTGCACCGCCAGGTCGTTGGGGGTGTCGAGGGCGGGCGGGTTCTCCAGGTTGTTCTGCGGCAGGTAGGAGATCAGCTCGCGCACGTAGGCGATGGCGTCGGCCTCGTCGCTGGCCAGGTAGTGGGCGTTGCCGGACTTGGTGTTGTGGGTCCGTCCGCCGCCCAGCTCCTCCATCGTGACCACCTCGCCGGTGACGGTCTTGATCACGTCCGGGCCGGTGATGAACATCTGGGAGGTCTGGTCGACCATGACCACGAAGTCGGTCAGCGCGGGGGAGTAGACGTGCCCGCCGGCGGCCGCGCCCATGATCAGCGAGATCTGGGGGATGACCCCGGAGGCGTGCACGTTGCGGCGGAAGATCTCGGCGTAGAGCCCGAGGGAGACCACACCCTCCTGGATCCGCGCGCCGCCGCCCTCGTTCATGCCGATCAGCGGGCAGCCGGTCTTCATCGCGAAGTCGATCACCTTGCAGATCTTCTCCCCGTAGACCTCGCCGAGGCTGCCACCGAAGATCGTCACGTCCTGGCTGAACACGGCCACCGGACGTCCGTCCACGGTGCCCAGACCGGTCACCACGCCGTCGCCGTAGGGGCGGCGCTGGTCCAGCCCGAACGCGGTGGAGCGGTGCCGGGCGAACTCGTCCAGCTCCACGAAGGAGTCCTCGTCGAGCAGCAGCTCGACCCGCTCGCGGGCGGTCATCTTGCCCTTCGCGTGCTGCTTCTCCACCGCTGCCGCCGAGCCGGCGTGCACGGCCTGTGCGATCCGTTCCTCCAGGTCGGCCAGCTTCCCGGCGGTGGTGTGGATGTCAGCAGTCATGAGGGCGACCTTAGGGTATCCACGCCTGCCCGACCCACTGGAGCCCACGCGCTGATGACCGTCCCCGGAGAGCCGATCGACCTCGATCCAGGACCCCTGGCCGAGCTGCTCGCTGACCCCGTCCGCTGGCCGGTGGTGCAGGTCGTGGGGAGCACCGGCTCCACCAACGCCGACCTGGCCGCGGCGGTCCGCGCCGGCGGTGCCCGGGTCGGCACGGTGCGGCTGGCCTGGTACCAGACCAGCGGGCGCGGACGGCTGGACCGCCGCTGGGAGGCGCCGCCGGGGAGCATGGCCGCGGTGTC
The sequence above is a segment of the Auraticoccus monumenti genome. Coding sequences within it:
- a CDS encoding Gfo/Idh/MocA family protein, which encodes MSTLRFVVVGPGFRAGAFLRAAEALPELSCVGVVVRRPRDVGLPTFGSLAECLDQTRPDLVVTATPWSVTREVVVEAVQRGVPVLAETPPAPDVAAMRALWAEVGGSGLVQVAEQYLLLPSHAARLAVVRSGAIGTPTQVQISSTQYYHAVSLVRGLLGAGRVPATVAAHRFEAPLVHPVDRQGWTGDLEPRPTASVVATLDLGKGRSGVYDFVDGQTRNPLRHRRTLVRGTSGELAEDEVVRVTAAETVATSRLERRQTGHDLDLHGYDTDTITFDGEVVYRNPFFGRRWNDDEIAVAALLLQARAWVRGEGPEPYPLADGCYDHHVGLAIDEAAASGQRVRVEGEPWVDG
- a CDS encoding Maf family protein — translated: MAVSDGLRPVSRLVLASQSPARLATLRSAGVHPEVLVSGVDEDGVVADSPAALAARLAELKATAVLERLGDWPDDAVLVGCDSVLEIDRVAYGKPGDADVARERWRSMRGRSGVLHTGHHVLAGTSARSATASTTVHFADLGDAEIDAYVATGEPLQVAGAFTLDGLGGAFVTGIEGDPHNVVGISVPLLRELLADLGLSWTSLWSLRP
- a CDS encoding decaprenyl-phosphate phosphoribosyltransferase, producing MSTEPHDLSTSPDHLPPTGGAGVDAEVEPAPQHRLPPALRAMRPRQWTKNVLVFTAPLAGGLLLEPVVLGKAALAFVAFCLVSAAVYLVNDIHDVAEDRLHPRKRHRPIAAGQLGVPAAWVLAAVCALVGFGIAFLTSLPLGATVVTYLVLQVLYSLFLKHMPIIDLAMVASGFLLRAVAGGVASGIELSQWFLLVASFGSLFMVAGKRYSEFVALGVDAGTRKSLERYSESYLRFSWMLAASMVVVFYSLWAFEQGGDGAWGINWAAMSIAPFTLGMLQYALKVDTGEAGEPEDIVLQDRVLQVLGVLWVVLISLAVFG
- a CDS encoding acyl-CoA carboxylase subunit beta, which gives rise to MTADIHTTAGKLADLEERIAQAVHAGSAAAVEKQHAKGKMTARERVELLLDEDSFVELDEFARHRSTAFGLDQRRPYGDGVVTGLGTVDGRPVAVFSQDVTIFGGSLGEVYGEKICKVIDFAMKTGCPLIGMNEGGGARIQEGVVSLGLYAEIFRRNVHASGVIPQISLIMGAAAGGHVYSPALTDFVVMVDQTSQMFITGPDVIKTVTGEVVTMEELGGGRTHNTKSGNAHYLASDEADAIAYVRELISYLPQNNLENPPALDTPNDLAVHDVDRELDTLIPDSPNQPYDMHEVITRVLDDGEFTEVQALFAPNIIVGFGRIDGHSVGVVANQPMHFAGCLDIDASEKAARFVRFCDAFNIPVLTLVDVPGFLPGTDQEWNGIIRRGAKLLYAYAEATVPLITLITRKAYGGAYDVMGSKHLGADINMAWPTAQIAVMGAQGAVNILHRRELADHPDPDTRRAELITEYDDELANPYIAAERGYVDQVIAPHETRREITRLLRMLRTKRETLPPKKHGNIPL
- a CDS encoding acyl-CoA carboxylase subunit epsilon; protein product: MTDTPVLQVVSGDPTPEELAAIVVVLGSRTAPAPDEPAPSSTGWSAHWRRVRRPPLPGPGAWQASAWR